A portion of the Thunnus maccoyii chromosome 20, fThuMac1.1, whole genome shotgun sequence genome contains these proteins:
- the kansl1a gene encoding KAT8 regulatory NSL complex subunit 1 isoform X2 yields MAAMAPALTDAPAEAHHIRFKLAAPSSSLSPASAENNGNASNILIHSSGPAKCKAAPEECPLDFCGGDQEQQQQQPQADSVAQASALGKLQPLVASYLCSDVTPVPSTKESIKLQGVLIKQSVLKSHRILPSSLLNGGGDFLLRKRQAIELSGGQLKSLMSGSTNGGGQPMAPVNGLAKKLATMSGSGCVMAVNGDKPSATTDSQSQNLPLDSETLTATLSGHIPVKGTLKQKHSSGVSQNTDGKNLEPPVLQSAALSPFTHDNPNPSVQVNLEEADSHTPTSQPQGSDRERPGSSQQGSPSCTPSPQPPLPCSSSSDSLEAHVRERTLLNTSRQAEIESRLRRLRKRLQVVQAKQVERHIQQQLGGFLDSALSRLLAGNRKEAATPTATWRTGRHSSSNNRDGLSRFLKSGSMPLELERLYLSGSANLHSAESAFDSDVTESSSGGDSDLEEEELTRVDIEQRHVKIWKRAESRYTVERAAIISHWNWLQAHISDLEYRIRQQTDIYRQIRASKGSVELGGVAPGVVPAGGPEVKAEPVNTQDVGSERLEHTGTAHVTNTEPGPWKGQNGQPVNGVLSRMAESADGKHQQPYDSTCVAARTRPLVSCRRRRLLQPNTVPNLNGKAQRSSCIQCNCRVNPSCVMCGGWPTPREDPQYELPTLERLSRLDLGVHPILSFPDDVCIGLRLQQVMKSQWQTKSLERSKPLKKLSLKHKLSSSKEKHKFANSLMAVSVAGLGHYKNRAEKPRTAESGVGGGGGGGGSSSSGGSSSTAVLNTARLEGQAVCKTERLQALSTPLGPYDKNYSRKRLREHSMDRTDSSPKLFLDSSSPCPTLANMHSSLHSPLTRQLSTSSENSTPLGPGSQSVPNTPQPIKRRRGESSFDINNIVIPMSVAATTRVEKLQYKEILTPSWRGVDIFSQPITEEENEREVEDLSDAAFTQLHQPYEDQERTRWTWMALAPAKRRGSRSYKSVDGRTTPLLCGTNPPTPQPASPDPGHCPMLHDYSHVPSPMSPASPDTASNPHTPCSRDSHRLLSSEDTRCSTPDFTFEERTVAPWERRGFPLPEDPAPEPEPESDHHIRPRMRSISGCRTAYGRLDSDDMDLPCGGDDDSGPKHKASTHR; encoded by the exons ATGGCTGCGATGGCGCCCGCTCTCACCGACGCCCCAGCCGAAGCTCACCACATCCGCTTCAAACTGGCTGCCCCATCCTCAAGTCTCTCACCGGCCAGTGCAGAGAACAACGGTAACGCCAGCAACATCCTCATCCATAGCAGCGGCCCCGCTAAGTGCAAAGCCGCCCCCGAAGAGTGTCCTCTTGACTTTTGTGGCGGCGAccaggagcagcagcaacagcagcccCAAGCCGACTCTGTGGCCCAGGCCTCGGCCCTGGGCAAGCTCCAGCCACTGGTGGCTTCTTACTTATGCTCTGATGTGACACCTGTCCCTTCAACTAAGGAGTCAATCAAGCTTCAAGGAGTCCTCATCAAACAGTCTGTGTTGAAAAGCCACAGAATACTGCCCAGCTCTCTGCTAAACGGCGGAGGAGACTTCCTTTTGAGGAAGAGGCAGGCGATAGAACTTTCTGGCGGCCAGCTCAAAAGCCTCATGAGTGGCAGCACGAACGGAGGTGGCCAGCCCATGGCACCTGTCAATGGCCTGGCCAAGAAGCTGGCCACTATGTCTGGCTCTGGCTGTGTGATGGCAGTGAATGGTGACAAGCCTTCTGCCACCACAGACTCCCAGTCCCAGAACCTGCCCTTGGACTCTGAGACCTTGACAGCTACCTTATCAGGGCATATCCCGGTGAAAGGAACCCTTAAACAGAAGCATTCCTCTGGGGTTTCTCAAAATACAGATGGAAAAAACCTTGAACCACCAGTGCTTCAGTCTGCTGCACTTTCCCCCTTTACCCATGACAACCCTAACCCCTCTGTACAAGTGAATTTGGAGGAGGCTGATTCACACACGCCTACCAGTCAGCCACAGGGTTCGGACAGGGAGAGACCAGGTAGCAGCCAGCAGGGCTCCCCTTCTTGCACACCTTCACCACAGCCTCCTCTTCCTTGTAGTTCTTCCTCGGACAGCCTTGAGGCCCACGTTAGGGAGCGCACCCTTCTCAACACCAGCCGCCAAGCTGAGATCGAAAGCCGGCTGCGGCGCTTGCGCAAACGTCTTCAGGTGGTACAGGCTAAGCAAGTGGAGCGGCACATTCAGCAGCAGCTAGGTGGCTTCTTGGACTCGGCTCTCAGCCGGCTGCTGGCTGGGAACCGTAAAGAGGCGGCAACCCCTACAGCTACATGGAGGACTGGACGCCACTCTTCCTCAAACAACAGAGACGGTCTCAGTCGCTTCCTGAAAAGTGGCTCCATGCCCTTGGAACTGGAGAGGCTGTATCTGAGCGGATCAGCCAACCTTCATTCAGCAGAAAGCGCCTTTGACTCAGATGTAACAGAAAGTAGCTCTGGAGGGGACTCtgacctggaggaggaggagctgaccAGAGTGGACATTGAACAGcgacatgtcaaaat ATGGAAGCGGGCGGAGAGCCGCTACACAGTGGAGAGAGCTGCCATCATCAGCCACTGGAACTGGCTCCAGGCCCACATCTCGGACTTGGAGTACCGCATCCGACAGCAGACCGACATCTACAGACAGATCCGCGCCAGCAAG GGCTCAGTAGAGTTAGGAGGTGTCGCCCCCGGTGTGGTGCCTGCAGGTGGGCCAGAAGTGAAAGCGGAGCCTGTAAATACTCAG GATGTCGGTTCAGAACGGCTGGAGCACACGGGCACCGCCCACGTCACCAACACAGAGCCCGGGCCTTGGAAAGGTCAAAACGGACAGCCAGTTAACGGCGTCCTCAGCAG GATGGCAGAGAGTGCAGACGGCAAGCACCAGCAGCCGTACGACAGCACATGCGTGGCTGCGCGCACACGACCACTAGTCAGCTGTCGGCGGCGGCGGCTCCTTCAGCCCAACACTGTGCCCAATCTCAACGGCAAG GCCCAGAGAAGCAGCTGTATCCAGTGTAACTGCAGGGTTAACCCCAGCTGTGTGATGTGCGGTGGCTGGCCCACCCCCAGAGAGGACCCTCAGTATGAGCTGCCCACCCTGGAGCGCCTGTCAAGACTGGATCTTGGCGTCCACCCCATCCTCTCCTTCCCTGACG ACGTTTGTATAGGCCTACGTCTGCAGCAGGTGATGAAGAGCCAGTGGCAGACCAAGTCACTGGAGAGGAGCAAACCACTGAAGAAGCTCTCCCTCAAACACAAGCTTTCCTCGTCCAAAGAGAAGCACAAGTTCGCCAATTCACTCATGGCAGTCA GTGTTGCAGGACTGGGCCACTATAAGAACCGTGCTGAGAAGCCGAGGACAGCGGAAAGCGGCGTGgggggcggcggcggcggcggcggcagcagcagcagcggtggcAGCAGCAGTACCGCCGTGCTGAACACAGCCAGGCTGGAGGGCCAGGCCGTGTGCAAGACCGAGCGACTGCAGGCCCTCTCCACCCCCTTAGGGCCCTACGACAAGAACTACAGCCGCAAGAGATTAAGAGAGCACTCGATGGACAGGACTGACT CCTCCCCTAAACTTTTCCTGGACTCAAGCAGCCCCTGCCCAACACTGGCCAACATGCACTCGTCCCTTCACAGCCCCCTCACACGCCAGCTGTCCACGTCTTCAGAGAACTCCACACCACTGGGCCCCGGCAGCCAGAGCGTCCCGAACACACCT CAGCCCATTAAGAGGAGGCGAGGTGAAAGCTCTTTTGACATCAACAACATAGTAATCCCCATGTCTGTGGCCGCCACCACCAGAGTGGAGAAGCTGCAGTACAAAGAGATTCTCACACCCAG TTGGCGAGGAGTGGACATCTTCTCACAGCCCATAACTGAAGAGGAGAACGAACGGGAG gtggaGGATCTGTCAGACGCAGCTTTCACTCAGCTCCATCAGCCTTATGAGGACCAGGAGCGGACCCGCTGGACTTGGATGGCCTTGGCTCCCGCTAAGAGGAGGGGCAGCAG GTCGTACAAATCTGTCGACGGGCGGACCACGCCGCTGCTGTGCGGGACCAACCCTCCCACCCCTCAGCCTGCATCCCCAGACCCGGGACACTGCCCCATGCTCCACGACTACAGCCACGTGCCCTCGCCAATGAGTCCGGCCAGCCCCGACACCGCCTCCAACCCCCACACGCCCTGCTCGAGGGACTCCCATCGGCTGCTGTCCAGCGAGGACACACGGTGCTCCACGCCGGACTTCACCTTCGAAGAAAGG
- the kansl1a gene encoding KAT8 regulatory NSL complex subunit 1 isoform X1 → MAAMAPALTDAPAEAHHIRFKLAAPSSSLSPASAENNGNASNILIHSSGPAKCKAAPEECPLDFCGGDQEQQQQQPQADSVAQASALGKLQPLVASYLCSDVTPVPSTKESIKLQGVLIKQSVLKSHRILPSSLLNGGGDFLLRKRQAIELSGGQLKSLMSGSTNGGGQPMAPVNGLAKKLATMSGSGCVMAVNGDKPSATTDSQSQNLPLDSETLTATLSGHIPVKGTLKQKHSSGVSQNTDGKNLEPPVLQSAALSPFTHDNPNPSVQVNLEEADSHTPTSQPQGSDRERPGSSQQGSPSCTPSPQPPLPCSSSSDSLEAHVRERTLLNTSRQAEIESRLRRLRKRLQVVQAKQVERHIQQQLGGFLDSALSRLLAGNRKEAATPTATWRTGRHSSSNNRDGLSRFLKSGSMPLELERLYLSGSANLHSAESAFDSDVTESSSGGDSDLEEEELTRVDIEQRHVKIWKRAESRYTVERAAIISHWNWLQAHISDLEYRIRQQTDIYRQIRASKGSVELGGVAPGVVPAGGPEVKAEPVNTQDVGSERLEHTGTAHVTNTEPGPWKGQNGQPVNGVLSRMAESADGKHQQPYDSTCVAARTRPLVSCRRRRLLQPNTVPNLNGKAQRSSCIQCNCRVNPSCVMCGGWPTPREDPQYELPTLERLSRLDLGVHPILSFPDDVCIGLRLQQVMKSQWQTKSLERSKPLKKLSLKHKLSSSKEKHKFANSLMAVSVAGLGHYKNRAEKPRTAESGVGGGGGGGGSSSSGGSSSTAVLNTARLEGQAVCKTERLQALSTPLGPYDKNYSRKRLREHSMDRTDSSPKLFLDSSSPCPTLANMHSSLHSPLTRQLSTSSENSTPLGPGSQSVPNTPQQPIKRRRGESSFDINNIVIPMSVAATTRVEKLQYKEILTPSWRGVDIFSQPITEEENEREVEDLSDAAFTQLHQPYEDQERTRWTWMALAPAKRRGSRSYKSVDGRTTPLLCGTNPPTPQPASPDPGHCPMLHDYSHVPSPMSPASPDTASNPHTPCSRDSHRLLSSEDTRCSTPDFTFEERTVAPWERRGFPLPEDPAPEPEPESDHHIRPRMRSISGCRTAYGRLDSDDMDLPCGGDDDSGPKHKASTHR, encoded by the exons ATGGCTGCGATGGCGCCCGCTCTCACCGACGCCCCAGCCGAAGCTCACCACATCCGCTTCAAACTGGCTGCCCCATCCTCAAGTCTCTCACCGGCCAGTGCAGAGAACAACGGTAACGCCAGCAACATCCTCATCCATAGCAGCGGCCCCGCTAAGTGCAAAGCCGCCCCCGAAGAGTGTCCTCTTGACTTTTGTGGCGGCGAccaggagcagcagcaacagcagcccCAAGCCGACTCTGTGGCCCAGGCCTCGGCCCTGGGCAAGCTCCAGCCACTGGTGGCTTCTTACTTATGCTCTGATGTGACACCTGTCCCTTCAACTAAGGAGTCAATCAAGCTTCAAGGAGTCCTCATCAAACAGTCTGTGTTGAAAAGCCACAGAATACTGCCCAGCTCTCTGCTAAACGGCGGAGGAGACTTCCTTTTGAGGAAGAGGCAGGCGATAGAACTTTCTGGCGGCCAGCTCAAAAGCCTCATGAGTGGCAGCACGAACGGAGGTGGCCAGCCCATGGCACCTGTCAATGGCCTGGCCAAGAAGCTGGCCACTATGTCTGGCTCTGGCTGTGTGATGGCAGTGAATGGTGACAAGCCTTCTGCCACCACAGACTCCCAGTCCCAGAACCTGCCCTTGGACTCTGAGACCTTGACAGCTACCTTATCAGGGCATATCCCGGTGAAAGGAACCCTTAAACAGAAGCATTCCTCTGGGGTTTCTCAAAATACAGATGGAAAAAACCTTGAACCACCAGTGCTTCAGTCTGCTGCACTTTCCCCCTTTACCCATGACAACCCTAACCCCTCTGTACAAGTGAATTTGGAGGAGGCTGATTCACACACGCCTACCAGTCAGCCACAGGGTTCGGACAGGGAGAGACCAGGTAGCAGCCAGCAGGGCTCCCCTTCTTGCACACCTTCACCACAGCCTCCTCTTCCTTGTAGTTCTTCCTCGGACAGCCTTGAGGCCCACGTTAGGGAGCGCACCCTTCTCAACACCAGCCGCCAAGCTGAGATCGAAAGCCGGCTGCGGCGCTTGCGCAAACGTCTTCAGGTGGTACAGGCTAAGCAAGTGGAGCGGCACATTCAGCAGCAGCTAGGTGGCTTCTTGGACTCGGCTCTCAGCCGGCTGCTGGCTGGGAACCGTAAAGAGGCGGCAACCCCTACAGCTACATGGAGGACTGGACGCCACTCTTCCTCAAACAACAGAGACGGTCTCAGTCGCTTCCTGAAAAGTGGCTCCATGCCCTTGGAACTGGAGAGGCTGTATCTGAGCGGATCAGCCAACCTTCATTCAGCAGAAAGCGCCTTTGACTCAGATGTAACAGAAAGTAGCTCTGGAGGGGACTCtgacctggaggaggaggagctgaccAGAGTGGACATTGAACAGcgacatgtcaaaat ATGGAAGCGGGCGGAGAGCCGCTACACAGTGGAGAGAGCTGCCATCATCAGCCACTGGAACTGGCTCCAGGCCCACATCTCGGACTTGGAGTACCGCATCCGACAGCAGACCGACATCTACAGACAGATCCGCGCCAGCAAG GGCTCAGTAGAGTTAGGAGGTGTCGCCCCCGGTGTGGTGCCTGCAGGTGGGCCAGAAGTGAAAGCGGAGCCTGTAAATACTCAG GATGTCGGTTCAGAACGGCTGGAGCACACGGGCACCGCCCACGTCACCAACACAGAGCCCGGGCCTTGGAAAGGTCAAAACGGACAGCCAGTTAACGGCGTCCTCAGCAG GATGGCAGAGAGTGCAGACGGCAAGCACCAGCAGCCGTACGACAGCACATGCGTGGCTGCGCGCACACGACCACTAGTCAGCTGTCGGCGGCGGCGGCTCCTTCAGCCCAACACTGTGCCCAATCTCAACGGCAAG GCCCAGAGAAGCAGCTGTATCCAGTGTAACTGCAGGGTTAACCCCAGCTGTGTGATGTGCGGTGGCTGGCCCACCCCCAGAGAGGACCCTCAGTATGAGCTGCCCACCCTGGAGCGCCTGTCAAGACTGGATCTTGGCGTCCACCCCATCCTCTCCTTCCCTGACG ACGTTTGTATAGGCCTACGTCTGCAGCAGGTGATGAAGAGCCAGTGGCAGACCAAGTCACTGGAGAGGAGCAAACCACTGAAGAAGCTCTCCCTCAAACACAAGCTTTCCTCGTCCAAAGAGAAGCACAAGTTCGCCAATTCACTCATGGCAGTCA GTGTTGCAGGACTGGGCCACTATAAGAACCGTGCTGAGAAGCCGAGGACAGCGGAAAGCGGCGTGgggggcggcggcggcggcggcggcagcagcagcagcggtggcAGCAGCAGTACCGCCGTGCTGAACACAGCCAGGCTGGAGGGCCAGGCCGTGTGCAAGACCGAGCGACTGCAGGCCCTCTCCACCCCCTTAGGGCCCTACGACAAGAACTACAGCCGCAAGAGATTAAGAGAGCACTCGATGGACAGGACTGACT CCTCCCCTAAACTTTTCCTGGACTCAAGCAGCCCCTGCCCAACACTGGCCAACATGCACTCGTCCCTTCACAGCCCCCTCACACGCCAGCTGTCCACGTCTTCAGAGAACTCCACACCACTGGGCCCCGGCAGCCAGAGCGTCCCGAACACACCT cAGCAGCCCATTAAGAGGAGGCGAGGTGAAAGCTCTTTTGACATCAACAACATAGTAATCCCCATGTCTGTGGCCGCCACCACCAGAGTGGAGAAGCTGCAGTACAAAGAGATTCTCACACCCAG TTGGCGAGGAGTGGACATCTTCTCACAGCCCATAACTGAAGAGGAGAACGAACGGGAG gtggaGGATCTGTCAGACGCAGCTTTCACTCAGCTCCATCAGCCTTATGAGGACCAGGAGCGGACCCGCTGGACTTGGATGGCCTTGGCTCCCGCTAAGAGGAGGGGCAGCAG GTCGTACAAATCTGTCGACGGGCGGACCACGCCGCTGCTGTGCGGGACCAACCCTCCCACCCCTCAGCCTGCATCCCCAGACCCGGGACACTGCCCCATGCTCCACGACTACAGCCACGTGCCCTCGCCAATGAGTCCGGCCAGCCCCGACACCGCCTCCAACCCCCACACGCCCTGCTCGAGGGACTCCCATCGGCTGCTGTCCAGCGAGGACACACGGTGCTCCACGCCGGACTTCACCTTCGAAGAAAGG
- the kansl1a gene encoding KAT8 regulatory NSL complex subunit 1 isoform X3, with protein sequence MAAMAPALTDAPAEAHHIRFKLAAPSSSLSPASAENNGNASNILIHSSGPAKCKAAPEECPLDFCGGDQEQQQQQPQADSVAQASALGKLQPLVASYLCSDVTPVPSTKESIKLQGVLIKQSVLKSHRILPSSLLNGGGDFLLRKRQAIELSGGQLKSLMSGSTNGGGQPMAPVNGLAKKLATMSGSGCVMAVNGDKPSATTDSQSQNLPLDSETLTATLSGHIPVKGTLKQKHSSGVSQNTDGKNLEPPVLQSAALSPFTHDNPNPSVQVNLEEADSHTPTSQPQGSDRERPGSSQQGSPSCTPSPQPPLPCSSSSDSLEAHVRERTLLNTSRQAEIESRLRRLRKRLQVVQAKQVERHIQQQLGGFLDSALSRLLAGNRKEAATPTATWRTGRHSSSNNRDGLSRFLKSGSMPLELERLYLSGSANLHSAESAFDSDVTESSSGGDSDLEEEELTRVDIEQRHVKIWKRAESRYTVERAAIISHWNWLQAHISDLEYRIRQQTDIYRQIRASKGSVELGGVAPGVVPAGGPEVKAEPVNTQDVGSERLEHTGTAHVTNTEPGPWKGQNGQPVNGVLSRMAESADGKHQQPYDSTCVAARTRPLVSCRRRRLLQPNTVPNLNGKAQRSSCIQCNCRVNPSCVMCGGWPTPREDPQYELPTLERLSRLDLGVHPILSFPDDVCIGLRLQQVMKSQWQTKSLERSKPLKKLSLKHKLSSSKEKHKFANSLMAVRLGHYKNRAEKPRTAESGVGGGGGGGGSSSSGGSSSTAVLNTARLEGQAVCKTERLQALSTPLGPYDKNYSRKRLREHSMDRTDSSPKLFLDSSSPCPTLANMHSSLHSPLTRQLSTSSENSTPLGPGSQSVPNTPQQPIKRRRGESSFDINNIVIPMSVAATTRVEKLQYKEILTPSWRGVDIFSQPITEEENEREVEDLSDAAFTQLHQPYEDQERTRWTWMALAPAKRRGSRSYKSVDGRTTPLLCGTNPPTPQPASPDPGHCPMLHDYSHVPSPMSPASPDTASNPHTPCSRDSHRLLSSEDTRCSTPDFTFEERTVAPWERRGFPLPEDPAPEPEPESDHHIRPRMRSISGCRTAYGRLDSDDMDLPCGGDDDSGPKHKASTHR encoded by the exons ATGGCTGCGATGGCGCCCGCTCTCACCGACGCCCCAGCCGAAGCTCACCACATCCGCTTCAAACTGGCTGCCCCATCCTCAAGTCTCTCACCGGCCAGTGCAGAGAACAACGGTAACGCCAGCAACATCCTCATCCATAGCAGCGGCCCCGCTAAGTGCAAAGCCGCCCCCGAAGAGTGTCCTCTTGACTTTTGTGGCGGCGAccaggagcagcagcaacagcagcccCAAGCCGACTCTGTGGCCCAGGCCTCGGCCCTGGGCAAGCTCCAGCCACTGGTGGCTTCTTACTTATGCTCTGATGTGACACCTGTCCCTTCAACTAAGGAGTCAATCAAGCTTCAAGGAGTCCTCATCAAACAGTCTGTGTTGAAAAGCCACAGAATACTGCCCAGCTCTCTGCTAAACGGCGGAGGAGACTTCCTTTTGAGGAAGAGGCAGGCGATAGAACTTTCTGGCGGCCAGCTCAAAAGCCTCATGAGTGGCAGCACGAACGGAGGTGGCCAGCCCATGGCACCTGTCAATGGCCTGGCCAAGAAGCTGGCCACTATGTCTGGCTCTGGCTGTGTGATGGCAGTGAATGGTGACAAGCCTTCTGCCACCACAGACTCCCAGTCCCAGAACCTGCCCTTGGACTCTGAGACCTTGACAGCTACCTTATCAGGGCATATCCCGGTGAAAGGAACCCTTAAACAGAAGCATTCCTCTGGGGTTTCTCAAAATACAGATGGAAAAAACCTTGAACCACCAGTGCTTCAGTCTGCTGCACTTTCCCCCTTTACCCATGACAACCCTAACCCCTCTGTACAAGTGAATTTGGAGGAGGCTGATTCACACACGCCTACCAGTCAGCCACAGGGTTCGGACAGGGAGAGACCAGGTAGCAGCCAGCAGGGCTCCCCTTCTTGCACACCTTCACCACAGCCTCCTCTTCCTTGTAGTTCTTCCTCGGACAGCCTTGAGGCCCACGTTAGGGAGCGCACCCTTCTCAACACCAGCCGCCAAGCTGAGATCGAAAGCCGGCTGCGGCGCTTGCGCAAACGTCTTCAGGTGGTACAGGCTAAGCAAGTGGAGCGGCACATTCAGCAGCAGCTAGGTGGCTTCTTGGACTCGGCTCTCAGCCGGCTGCTGGCTGGGAACCGTAAAGAGGCGGCAACCCCTACAGCTACATGGAGGACTGGACGCCACTCTTCCTCAAACAACAGAGACGGTCTCAGTCGCTTCCTGAAAAGTGGCTCCATGCCCTTGGAACTGGAGAGGCTGTATCTGAGCGGATCAGCCAACCTTCATTCAGCAGAAAGCGCCTTTGACTCAGATGTAACAGAAAGTAGCTCTGGAGGGGACTCtgacctggaggaggaggagctgaccAGAGTGGACATTGAACAGcgacatgtcaaaat ATGGAAGCGGGCGGAGAGCCGCTACACAGTGGAGAGAGCTGCCATCATCAGCCACTGGAACTGGCTCCAGGCCCACATCTCGGACTTGGAGTACCGCATCCGACAGCAGACCGACATCTACAGACAGATCCGCGCCAGCAAG GGCTCAGTAGAGTTAGGAGGTGTCGCCCCCGGTGTGGTGCCTGCAGGTGGGCCAGAAGTGAAAGCGGAGCCTGTAAATACTCAG GATGTCGGTTCAGAACGGCTGGAGCACACGGGCACCGCCCACGTCACCAACACAGAGCCCGGGCCTTGGAAAGGTCAAAACGGACAGCCAGTTAACGGCGTCCTCAGCAG GATGGCAGAGAGTGCAGACGGCAAGCACCAGCAGCCGTACGACAGCACATGCGTGGCTGCGCGCACACGACCACTAGTCAGCTGTCGGCGGCGGCGGCTCCTTCAGCCCAACACTGTGCCCAATCTCAACGGCAAG GCCCAGAGAAGCAGCTGTATCCAGTGTAACTGCAGGGTTAACCCCAGCTGTGTGATGTGCGGTGGCTGGCCCACCCCCAGAGAGGACCCTCAGTATGAGCTGCCCACCCTGGAGCGCCTGTCAAGACTGGATCTTGGCGTCCACCCCATCCTCTCCTTCCCTGACG ACGTTTGTATAGGCCTACGTCTGCAGCAGGTGATGAAGAGCCAGTGGCAGACCAAGTCACTGGAGAGGAGCAAACCACTGAAGAAGCTCTCCCTCAAACACAAGCTTTCCTCGTCCAAAGAGAAGCACAAGTTCGCCAATTCACTCATGGCAGTCA GACTGGGCCACTATAAGAACCGTGCTGAGAAGCCGAGGACAGCGGAAAGCGGCGTGgggggcggcggcggcggcggcggcagcagcagcagcggtggcAGCAGCAGTACCGCCGTGCTGAACACAGCCAGGCTGGAGGGCCAGGCCGTGTGCAAGACCGAGCGACTGCAGGCCCTCTCCACCCCCTTAGGGCCCTACGACAAGAACTACAGCCGCAAGAGATTAAGAGAGCACTCGATGGACAGGACTGACT CCTCCCCTAAACTTTTCCTGGACTCAAGCAGCCCCTGCCCAACACTGGCCAACATGCACTCGTCCCTTCACAGCCCCCTCACACGCCAGCTGTCCACGTCTTCAGAGAACTCCACACCACTGGGCCCCGGCAGCCAGAGCGTCCCGAACACACCT cAGCAGCCCATTAAGAGGAGGCGAGGTGAAAGCTCTTTTGACATCAACAACATAGTAATCCCCATGTCTGTGGCCGCCACCACCAGAGTGGAGAAGCTGCAGTACAAAGAGATTCTCACACCCAG TTGGCGAGGAGTGGACATCTTCTCACAGCCCATAACTGAAGAGGAGAACGAACGGGAG gtggaGGATCTGTCAGACGCAGCTTTCACTCAGCTCCATCAGCCTTATGAGGACCAGGAGCGGACCCGCTGGACTTGGATGGCCTTGGCTCCCGCTAAGAGGAGGGGCAGCAG GTCGTACAAATCTGTCGACGGGCGGACCACGCCGCTGCTGTGCGGGACCAACCCTCCCACCCCTCAGCCTGCATCCCCAGACCCGGGACACTGCCCCATGCTCCACGACTACAGCCACGTGCCCTCGCCAATGAGTCCGGCCAGCCCCGACACCGCCTCCAACCCCCACACGCCCTGCTCGAGGGACTCCCATCGGCTGCTGTCCAGCGAGGACACACGGTGCTCCACGCCGGACTTCACCTTCGAAGAAAGG